A part of Setaria viridis chromosome 8, Setaria_viridis_v4.0, whole genome shotgun sequence genomic DNA contains:
- the LOC117867028 gene encoding uncharacterized protein, with product MSATGQPHRRTTSLHSPSSDVPAAAENLRRGANDGGVLAAVRAELSHELASSAPSAPPSFHSQDAPDFVAVSDAPRVQDVLLHRRDDSEEVLVSALLAPPIFMGQVLMTRAALMKVFVSKPSATPVLRFDCGTHWVEEEGGDADYAIHAVRYHPIPGEAGEDKYERPELSIEVV from the exons ATGTCTGCAACCGGCCAACCGCATCGCCGCACCACCAGTCTCCACTCTCCCAGCAGCGATGTTCCTGCGGCGGCTGAGAacctccgccgcggcgctaATGACGGCGGCGTCCtggccgccgtccgcgccgagCTTTCTCACGagctcgcctcctccgccccgtCCGCTCCCCCATCCTTCCATTCCCAG GACGcaccggacttcgtcgccgtaTCGGATGCCCCGCGCGTGCAGGAtgtactcctgcaccgccggGACGATTCCGAGGAGGTCCTCGTGTCGGCGCTGCTCGCCCCGCCGATTTTCATGGGCCAAGTGCTGATGACCAGGGCCGCACTCATGAAGGTGTTTGTGAGTAAGCCTTCTGCGACTCCGGTGCTGCGCTTCGACTGCGGTACGCATTgggttgaggaggagggcggcgatgCTGACTATGCTATTCACGCTGTTCGGTACCACCCAATTCCTGGTGAAGCTGGAGAAGACAAGTATGAAAGGCCGGAGCTCAG CATTGAAGTGGTATGA
- the LOC117833056 gene encoding probable calcium-transporting ATPase 9, plasma membrane-type, whose protein sequence is MDWFEKSLQKNFDLPPKNASEEARRRWRSAVGALVKNPRRRFRMVADLDTRSQNELMRRSAQEKIRVAIYVQQAALNFIDGAKYKEYRITEDIINAGFSINPDELASITSKHDVKALKMHGGVDGISKKIRSTFERGISASDLDTRQNIYGVNRYAEKPSRSFWMFVWDALQDVTLIILMVCALISAVVGLASEGFPKGMYDGLGIILSILLVVMVTAISDYRQSLQFKELDNEKKKIFIHVTRDGSRQKISIYDLVVGDIVHLSIGDQVPADGLYTHGYSLLIDESSLSGESDPVYISQEKPFLLAGTKVQDGSAKMMVTAVGMRTEWGRLMSTLSEGGEDETPLQVKLNGVATIIGKIGLVFATLTFVVLMVRFLIEKGLTVGLSKWYSTDALTIVNYFATAVTIIVVAVPEGLPLAVTLSLAFAMKKLMNDKALVRHLSACETMGSAGTICTDKTGTLTTNHMVVDRIWISEVSKSVTSDNSLEDLNSVISPTTLGLLLQGIFENTSAEVVKEKDGTQTVLGTPTERAILEFGLKLEGHNTEDRTCTKVKVEPFNSVKKKMAVLVSLPNGTYRWFSKGASEIIVQMCDMMVDADGNSVPLSEAQRKDILDTINSFASDALRTLCLAYKEVDDFDDDSDSPTGGFTLISIFGIKDPVRPGVKDAVKACMSAGIIVRMVTGDNINTAKAIAKECGILTDDGIAIEGPDFRSKSPEEMRDLIPKIRVMARSLPLDKHTLVTNLRGMFHEVVAVTGDGTNDAPALHEADIGLAMGIAGTEVAKESADVIVLDDNFTTIINVARWGRAVYINIQKFVQFQLTVNIVALVINFVSACITGSAPLTAVQLLWVNMIMDTLGALALATEPPNDDMMKRPPVRRGESFITKVMWRNIIGQSLYQLVVLGALMFGGEQLLNIKGSDSKSVINTLIFNSFVFCQVFNEINSRELQKINVFRGMISNWIFIGIIAVTVAFQVVIIEFLGTFASTVPLNWQLWLVSVGLGSISLIVGAILKCIPVNSDASPSSPNGYVPLPSGPDNI, encoded by the exons atgGACTGGTTCGAGAAGAGCCTGCAGAAGAACTTCGATCTGCCGCCCAAGAACGCCtccgaggaggcgcggcggcgatggcgctcCGCCGTCGGCGCCCTCGTCAAgaacccccgccgccgcttccgcatGGTCGCCGACCTCGACACCCGAAGCCAGAACGAACTCATGCGACGATCCGCCCAG GAAAAAATCCGGGTTGCCATCTATGTGCAGCAGGCTGCGCTCAATTTCATTGATG GTGCCAAATATAAAGAGTACCGGATAACAGAGGATATTATCAATGCTGGATTTTCCATCAACCCAGATGAATTGGCATCGATCACAAGCAAGCATGATGTGAAAGCTCTGAAGATGCATGGTGGGGTAGATGGGATATCCAAAAAAATCCGTTCAACATTTGAGCGTGGCATATCTGCTAGTGACTTGGATACAAGACAAAACATCTATGGTGTCAATCGCTATGCAGAGAAACCTTCAAGAAGTTTCTGGATGTTTGTCTGGGATGCATTGCAGGACGTGACTCTTATCATTCTTATGGTATGTGCTTTGATATCAGCTGTAGTTGGTCTGGCATCTGAAGGTTTTCCCAAGGGCATGTATGATGGCTTGGGAATAATACTCAGCATTTTGTTGGTTGTGATGGTTACTGCTATCAGTGACTATAGGCAGTCGCTTCAGTTCAAGGAGCTAGACaatgaaaagaagaagataTTTATCCATGTAACCAGAGACGGCTCTCGACAAAAGATCTCTATATATGACTTGGTAGTTGGTGATATCGTGCATCTATCAATTGGAGACCAAGTACCTGCTGATGGGTTGTACACTCATGGATACTCCCTATTGATTGATGAATCCAGCTTGTCGGGTGAGAGCGACCCAGTTTATATTTCTCAAGAGAAGCCGTTCCTCTTGGCAGGAACCAAAGTTCAGGATGGATCAGCTAAGATGATGGTAACTGCTGTCGGTATGCGCACTGAATGGGGAAGATTGATGAGCACGTTGAGTGAAGGAGGGGAGGATGAGACACCATTGCAGGTTAAACTAAACGGAGTTGCAACCATCATCGGGAAGATTGGCCTGGTGTTTGCCACATTAACATTTGTAGTCCTGATGGTTAGATTCCTTATTGAGAAAGGTTTAACTGTTGGTTTGTCCAAATGGTATTCTACTGATGCATTGACCATAGTGAACTACTTTGCAACAGCAGTCACTATTATTGTTGTTGCTGTTCCTGAAGGGCTGCCTCTAGCTGTTACTTTGAGTCTTGCATTTGCAATGAAAAAGCTAATGAATGATAAAGCACTCGTAAGACATCTTTCAGCATGTGAGACAATGGGATCTGCTGGTACCATCTGCACAGATAAAACAGGAACTTTGACTACTAACCATATGGTGGTTGACAGGATCTGGATATCTGAGGTTTCAAAGTCAGTTACCAGTGACAATAGTTTGGAAGATCTGAATTCTGTCATTTCTCCAACCACACTGGGCCTACTCTTGCAGGGCATTTTTGAGAACACCAGTGCAGAGGTAGTCAAAGAAAAGGATGGTACGCAAACTGTTTTAGGAACTCCAACAGAAAGGGCTATATTAGAATTTGGCTTGAAATTGGAAGGTCACAACACTGAGGATAGGACCTGCACCAAGGTTAAGGTTGAGCCTTTCAATTCGGTTAAGAAGAAGATGGCAGTGTTGGTCTCATTGCCCAATGGCACATACCGTTGGTTCTCCAAAGGTGCATCAGAAATCATTGTGCAGATGTGTGACATGATGGTTGATGCTGATGGAAATAGTGTTCCCTTATCAGAAGCTCAGAGAAAGGATATCTTGGATACTATCAACTCTTTTGCTTCAGATGCTTTGAGGACACTGTGCCTGGCATATAAGGAGGTGGATGATTTCGATGATGATTCAGATAGTCCGACAGGTGGATTTACTCTAATATCCATTTTTGGCATCAAGGATCCTGTGCGCCCAGGAGTCAAGGATGCTGTGAAGGCCTGCATGTCTGCTGGTATCATTGTGAGAATGGTGACTGGTGATAATATCAATACAGCTAAAGCTATAGCCAAAGAGTGTGGAATATTGACTGATGATGGCATAGCAATAGAAGGACCAGATTTCCGTAGCAAGAGCCCTGAAGAGATGAGGGACTTGATACCCAAGATTCGG GTTATGGCTCGTTCTTTACCATTGGACAAGCATACCCTTGTGACGAACTTGCGAGGTATGTTTCATGAGGTGGTTGCTGTGACTGGCGATGGTACTAATGATGCTCCAGCATTACATGAAGCAGATATCGGACTTGCTATGGGCATAGCAGGCACAGAG GTAGCCAAGGAAAGTGCTGATGTGATAGTACTTGATGACAATTTTACAACTATAATCAATGTTGCAAGGTGGGGTCGTGCGGTTTACATAAACATACAAAAATTCGTGCAGTTTCAGCTGACTGTCAATATTGTTGCTTTAGTCATCAACTTTGTCTCAGCATGCATTACAG GGAGTGCTCCTCTCACAGCAGTGCAGTTGTTGTGGGTCAATATGATTATGGATACATTAGGAGCTTTAGCTCTAGCTACAGAGCCTCCCAATGATGACATGATGAAGAGGCCTCCTGTTCGGCGCGGTGAGAGTTTCATTACCAAGGTCATGTGGCGAAATATCATTGGGCAAAGTTTATATCAGTTGGTTGTACTTGGAGCTCTCATGTTTGGTGGGGAGCAACTTCTGAACATCAAAGGTTCTGATTCCAAATCTGTTATCAATACACTCATCTTCAACTCCTTTGTGTTCTGCCAG GTGTTCAATGAAATAAACAGCAGGGAATTGCAGAAGATTAATGTTTTCCGTGGTATGATCAGCAATTGGATCTTTATTGGAATCATAGCTGTAACAGTCGCATTTCAAGTGGTTATAATAGAATTTCTCGGCACGTTTGCCAGCACCGTTCCACTTAACTGGCAGCTTTGGTTGGTAAGTGTCGGCCTTGGATCCATCAGTTTGATCGTTGGTGCCATCTTGAAGTGCATACCAGTTAATTCAGATGCAAGTCCTTCAAGTCCAAATGGCTACGTGCCGCTTCCCAGTGGTCCGGATAACATATAG
- the LOC117833427 gene encoding E3 ubiquitin-protein ligase listerin, whose protein sequence is MGKQKGRASSSGMAASLVPHALGAVPTVGFGGYHGAVRVEPAEPSEPDSPIRLTPDVDGEVLQNLKRLGRKDPTTKLKALSALSTLFAQKPGEELVQIVPQWAFEYKRLLLDYNREVRRATHEAMSSLVTAIKKGIAPHLKSLMGPWWFSQFDPAPEVAQAARRSFEAAFPQSERRLDALMLCVKETFLYLSDNLKLTTQALSDKATPMDELEDMHQRVISSSLLAMATLVDILLGGKLQNCDVDSTSTENRSLSKVRSITLSSAQAAFCMHKCFLDALKSKSAVIRSATYSLLTSYIKHIPHVFDEETMKKLSPTILGAFHEKDASCHSSMWDAILVFSRKFPEAWSYCNIHKVVLSRFWNFLQNGCYGSKQVSYPLLVQFLDSIPPKAVMGQQFIFDFLHNLWAGRNQRQLSAGDSLAFCIAFKQCFLWLLENVSRYSGEDSSVDTPIKLITDILAKIVWRDYLLLSGDTTGNSVQLSHKNSGSAAANTQYPMYYLQGLEKCIVEILDVIADTENHLLNISCELFVRDCLDIIQQGEKLSKFEDHVEQLVSFFLSLDQLVVHKGETWPLERLARPLVEQSLPAIKFVDTPSLVKLLSVLVEIFRPIPLFLKNNQNHDENSDVKSYLELFNDDLLPWCFNGKYSTCNSKIDLLLSLFQDESFFDQWCSIIKYTGAEQKHSIDDKTSNIKNRLELLTLLLQKIRERIAGGKLRNLQKNGYLPEHWQHDLLDSTATSVICDLPAADCHVSFLCAALGGSDQEDQICFLSAETVHKVLGSILRDLASALMASTFEWPRLAYSLLLSSEPEYLKLPEENSLPINFEMAQFAFKVLQGSFFSLWRLEEDSAFPSILAALFVIEWECSMSLAIDDENDLEGHIEDMDVGSSMHISSKDYLDEKMHLKANLAESIHAFCQSLSPSFWNNLPSCTLNRLANILAQSVRYSVFQTRDLHVEKTAVLCSEWVVEMLKLICLDDINLQSFFDLLLSEGEHWPLWLKPCLQNGHASVKVQLEPAITDEIELKHERFVAFVDRLILNLGFGEVILGIPGNLRRASSQSIDITSPISSLSRAWVAGEILCTWTWKGGSALKTLLPSLVQYMKEESRLEVGIVPLLLDTLLGGALMHESGPWVLFNAWHLSDNEIGKIQDRFLRALVALLFTTNIKDCLWRESDALVFFEQLLSNLFMGSIVNRKCLKVLPFVMSTIIKPLSQKLNEDSSYADLVRKSILSWLEAAISCLPSSPREVPVQDIEDWMQVALSCFPLSITGGAQRLEVTVEREISDAEISLMLTLFQKYQIFYKGLASPLSTSETVISRIVELLGVKLTAVMVGYCWTKLQENDWHFVFRMIFKCIESSALLVEEMTDGVNDAVINQVSSEDALEKLKLVVSTTDKLTLSLAESALVTLCHLNHLGNLQAAENSQSLQLIRSGDYVESTNKMVETILRLFLATGVSEAIAKSFGEEASSIIGSSRHAYLHFWELVASIIKNASPQIRKSALESMELWGLTKGSVSGLYSILFSSQPVFHLQFAAFSLLLSEPFCQLSLLKDSSLRENCSSAQRSDISQSAELMPDSEKTLCLRDELSALVEFPTSELLKTDLTTRDRVDVFIAWALLLSHLQSLPSSSIIRENVLQYIQEKVSPCILDCIFQHIPVKTAAPSGKKKDAELVPEVEAAAKASKNAIVTCSLLPYVESLSPVGTLQMASLAGSLYGMMIRLLPSFVRTWFTTLRDRSLSYSIESFTRQWCSPPLLLDEFSQVKDSVYADENFSVSVNRSAYEIVATYKKEETGIDLVIRLPNCYPLRHVDVECTRSLGISEVKCRKWLLSLTSFVRNQNGAIAEAIRTWKSNFDKEFEGVEECPICYSILHTSNHSLPRLACKTCRHKFHGACLYKWFSTSNKSTCPLCQTPF, encoded by the exons ATGGGGAAGCAGAAGGGCCGCGCGTCCAGCAGCGGCATGGCGGCGTCGCTGGTGCCGCACGCCCTGGGCGCCGTCCCCACCGTCGGTTTCGGAGGCTACCACGGCGCCGTCCGTGTTGAGCCCGCTGAGCCCTCCGAACCCGACTCCCCGATTCGGCTCACCCCA GATGTGGATGGTGAAGTGCTTCAGAACCTAAAAAGGCTAGGAAGGAAGGATCCAACAACAAAG CTCAAGGCCTTATCTGCGCTCTCTACACTCTTTGCACAAAAACCTGGCGAGGAACTTGTGCAGATTGTTCCACAATGG GCATTCGAGTACAAGAGGCTTCTGCTTGACTATAACAGAGAAGTTCGTCGTGCTACTCATGAGGCCATGTCTAGCCTTGTCACAGCAATCAA GAAGGGTATAGCTCCACATCTGAAATCCTTGATGGGTCCTTGGTGGTTTTCTCAATTTGATCCTGCTCCTGAGGTTGCACAGGCTGCTCGACGTTCATTCGAG GCAGCATTCCCACAGTCAGAGAGAAGATTGGATGCATTAATGTTATGTGTGAAGGAAACATTTCTTTACTTAAGTGACAACTTGAAGCTAACAACACAAGCTTTGTCTGACAAGGCTACACCTATGGATGAACTGGAAGATATGCACCAGAGG GTGATATCATCATCACTGCTAGCTATGGCAACTCTTGTAGACATTTTACTAGGAGGGAAATTGCAAAATTGTGATGTTGATAGTACCAGTACAGAAAACAGGAGTCTGTCAAAAGTTCGATCTATTACACTTTCGTCTGCTCAAGCCGCATTTTGTATGCATAAATGTTTCCTTGATGCCCTCAAGTCGAAAAGTGCTGTTATACGGTCAGCTACATACTCACTACTTACAAGTTATATCAAACATATCCCTCATGTTTTTGATGAAGAAACCATGAAGAAACTTTCTCCTACTATACTTGGTGCATTCCATGAAAAGGATGCGTCATGTCACTCTTCTATGTGGGATGCAATTCTTGTTTTCTCTAGAAAGTTTCCAGAGGCTTGGTCATATTGCAATATTCACAAAGTTGTCCTCAGTCGGTTTTGGAATTTCCTACAAAATGGATGCTATGGGTCCAAACAAGTCTCATATCCTCTTCTAGTTCAATTTTTGGACTCTATACCACCTAAAGCAGTCATGGGACAACAATTTATTTTTGATTTTTTGCATAATCTCTGGGCTGGAAGGAACCAGAGGCAGTTATCAGCTGGTGACAGTTTGGCTTTCTGTATTGCCTTTAAACAGTGTTTTTTGTGGCTTCTAGAAAATGTGTCAAG ATATTCTGGAGAAGATTCTTCTGTTGATACCCCCATCAAGCTTATAACAGATATACTTGCCAAAATAGTTTGGCGTGACTATCTTTTATTGTCTGGTGACACAACTGGTAACAGTGTTCAGTTATCTCATAAAAATTCAGGGTCAGCGGCGGCGAACACGCAGTACCCAATGTACTATCTTCAGGGTTTGGAGAAATGTATTGTTGAAATACTGGATGTGATTGCGGATACAGAAAATCATTTACTCAATATTTCTTGTGAGTTGTTTGTGAGGGACTGTTTGGACATAATTCAACAGGGGGAGAAGCTTTCAAAGTTTGAGGATCATGTAGAACAACTTGTGTCTTTCTTCCTATCTTTGGATCAACTTGTTGTACACAAAGGTGAAACATGGCCACTGGAAAGATTAGCAAGACCGCTGGTTGAACAATCTTTGCCAGCCATCAAGTTCGTG GACACTCCAAGCTTGGTTAAGCTTCTTTCAGTTTTGGTTGAAATATTTAGACCCATTCCCCTATTTCTAAAGAATAATCAGAATCATGATGAAAATTCAGATGTGAAGTCTTATCTGGAGTTGTTCAATGATGACCTTCTCCCTTGGTGTTTTAATGGAAAATATAGCACCTGTAACTCAAAGATTGATTTGTTGCTTTCGTTATTTCAAGACGAGTCCTTCTTTGACCAATGGTGTTCCATCATCAAATATACTGGAGCTGAACAAAAGCACTCTATTGATGATAAGACCTCAAACATTAAGAACCGATTAGAATTGCTTACGCTGTTGCTTCAGAAAATCAGAGAAAGAATTGCTGGGGGAAAGCTAAGGAACTTGCAGAAAAATGGTTATCTTCCAGAGCATTGGCAGCATGATCTATTAGATTCTACTGCAACTTCTGTCATCTGTGATTTGCCTGCTGCAGATTGTCATGTTAGTTTTCTATG TGCTGCACTTGGTGGCTCGGATCAAGAGGATCAAATCTGTTTTCTTTCTGCTGAGACTGTTCATAAAGTTCTTGGATCCATTTTAAGGGATTTGGCATCGGCACTCATGGCATCAACTTTTGAATGGCCAAGGCTTGCATATTCTCTTTTGCTGTCTTCTGAGCCCGAGTACTTGAAGCTTCCAGAAGAAAATTCCTTGCCAATTAACTTTGAGATGGCTCAATTCGCTTTTAAAGTGCTTCAAGGTAGCTTCTTTTCACTATGGAGACTTGAGGAAGATTCTGCATTTCCTTCTATTCTGGCAGCTCTGTTTGTCATTGAATGGGAATGTAGCATGTCTTTAGCTATTGATGATGAAAATGATTTGGAAGGCCATATAGAAGATATGGATGTTGGTTCTTCTATGCACATAAGTTCAAAAGATTATTTGGATGAGAAAATGCATTTGAAGGCCAACCTTGCAGAAAGCATACATGCTTTTTGCCAAAGCTTAAGTCCATCCTTTTGGAATAACCTTCCTTCATGCACATTGAATAGATTGGCAAATATTCTAGCTCAATCTGTCAGGTATTCTGTATTTCAGACGAGAGACTTGCATGTGGAGAAGACAGCAGTCCTATGTTCTGAGTGGGTGGTGGAAATGTTGAAGCTCATCTGTCTTGATGACATAAACTTGCAAAGCTTTTTTGATCTGTTGTTATCCGAGGGAGAACACTGGCCGCTCTGGTTGAAGCCATGTTTACAAAATGGGCATGCATCTGTGAAGGTCCAGTTGGAGCCGGCTATTACAGATGAAATT GAACTGAAACACGAGCGGTTTGTTGCTTTCGTTGATAGGCTTATTCTCAATCTTGGCTTTGGTGAAGTGATTTTAGGTATTCCAGGAAATCTACGACGTGCCTCATCACAATCAATTGATATTACTTCACCTATCTCTTCCTTGTCTAGAGCATGGGTGGCTGGTGAGATCCTTTGCACTTGGACATGGAAAGGGGGAAGTGCACTGAAAACATTGTTGCCTTCTCTGGTTCAGTACATGAAAGAGGAATCACGTCTTGAGGTTGGCATTGTGCCGTTGTTGCTTGACACGCTGTTAGGTGGCGCCCTTATGCATGAGAGTGGTCCGTGGGTACTGTTTAATGCTTGGCATCTTTCTGACAACGAGATTGGGAAAATTCAAGACCGTTTTCTCCGTGCTCTTGTGGCTTTGTTATTTACTACTAACATCAAGGATTGTCTTTGGAGAGAATCTGATGCACTTGTATTTTTTGAGCAACTGTTGAGCAATCTTTTTATGGGCTCAATAGTGAACAGAAAGTGTCTGAAAGTTCTTCCCTTTGTTATGAGTACCATCATAAAACCCCTGTCACAGAAATTGAATGAAGATTCTTCATATGCTGATTTAGTCAGGAAAAGCATATTGAGTTGGCTTGAGGCAGCCATCTCTTGCCTGCCATCCAGCCCAAGGGAAGTACCAGTGCAAG ATATTGAGGACTGGATGCAAGTGGCACTGTCTTGCTTCCCATTGAGCATAACTGGAGGAGCTCAGAGATTGGAAGTTACGGTTGAGCGAGAAATCAGTGATGCAGAGATATCACTAATGCTGACACTCTTTCAGAAATACCAGATTTTCTATAAGGGCTTGGCTTCGCCATTGTCCACTAGTGAAACTGTAATATCAAGGATAGTTGAGTTACTGGGGGTGAAATTGACGGCTGTTATGGTTGGGTATTGCTGGACAAAACTTCAGGAAAATGATTGGCATTTTGTGTTCCGCATGATATTCAAGTGTATTGAATCATCTGCTTTGCTTGTGGAAGAAATGACAGATGGCGTAAATGATGCCGTAATAAACCAGGTATCAAGTGAAGATGCCTTGGAGAAGCTTAAGTTAGTGGTTAGCACTACAGATAAGTTAACATTAAGCCTTGCGGAATCTGCTCTGGTTACATTGTGTCACCTCAACCATCTTGGTAATCTCCAAGCAGCAGAAAATTCCCAGAGTTTGCAGCTTATTAGATCAGGGGACTATGTTGAGAGTACTAACAAGATGGTGGAGACTATCCTCCGTTTGTTCTTGGCTACTGGTGTTTCAGAGGCAATTGCCAAATCCTTTGGTGAAGAGGCTTCATCCATCATAGGTTCTAGTCGCCATGCTTATTTGCATTTTTGGGAACTTGTAGCGTCAATCATAAAGAATGCTTCACCACAGATTAGAAAGTCTGCACTGGAGTCCATGGAACTGTGGGGACTTACCAAGGGTTCAGTCAGTGGACTGTATTCGATTCTTTTCTCCTCACAACCAGTGTTTCACTTACAGTTTGCCGCTTTCTCTCTACTTCTGTCCGAGCCCTTCTGTCAACTTTCATTGCTCAAAGATAGTTCTCTGAGAGAAAATTGCTCATCTGCTCAACGATCAGACATAAGCCAAAGTGCCGAGTTGATGCCAGATTCAGAGAAAACTCTATGTCTCAGAGATGAACTCTCAGCCTTAGTTGAATTCCCAACATCTGAACTTCTAAAAACAGATCTGACAACACGAGACAGG GTTGATGTCTTCATTGCATGGGCATTATTGTTGTCACACCTGCAATCACTACCATCATCTTCCATTATTAGGGAAAATGTACTTCAATATATACAGGAGAAGGTCAGTCCGTGCATATTGGATTGCATTTTCCAGCACATCCCAGTGAAGACTGCTGCTCCTAGTGGGAAGAAAAAGGATGCTGAACTGGTGCCTGAAGTGGAGGCTGCTGCCAAAGCCTCTAAGAATGCCATAGTTACTTGTTCATTGCTGCCATACGTGGAATCTCTTTCACCAGTTGGGACTTTGCAAATGGCTTCACTTGCAGGATCATTGTATGGAATGATGATTAGATTGCTACCTTCTTTTGTGCGCACATGGTTTACTACTTTGAGAGACCGTTCATTGTCATACTCAATTGAGTCGTTTACTAGACAATGGTGCAGCCCTCCTCTTCTGCTAGATGAATTTTCTCAG GTTAAGGATTCTGTGTATGCTGACGAGAATTTCTCAGTTAGCGTCAACAGATCGGCTTACGAAATCGTTGCCACATACAAAAAGGAGGAGACGGGAATTGATCTTGTCATACGCCTCCCTAACTGTTACCCCCTGCGCCATGTCGATGTTGAATGTACCAGAAGTTTGGGCATCAGTGAAGTCAAGTGTAGGAAATGGTTGCTTTCCCTCACATCATTCGTCCGCAACCAG AACGGCGCGATAGCAGAGGCGATCCGGACGTGGAAGAGCAACTTCGACAAGGAGTTCGAGGGCGTGGAGGAGTGCCCAATCTGTTACAGCATTCTCCACACGAGCAACCACAGCCTACCGCGGCTGGCGTGCAAGACCTGCCGGCACAAGTTCCACGGCGCCTGCCTCTACAAGTGGTTCTCGACGTCCAACAAATCGACTTGCCCGCTGTGCCAGACTCCCTTCTAG
- the LOC117833428 gene encoding calcium-binding protein CBP yields MAGYPPHGSGYPYGPGAGGGGGYGAPPPYGSSPAPSAPPYGEKPPKEGKTSSSSSVPPYYGAPPSSQPYGGGGYGAPPAGQQYGAPYGAPPPSSAPYGAPPPSSAPYGAPPPTAYGGAGGYGSPFASLVPSAFPPGTDPNVVACFQAADRDGSGMIDDKELQAALSGYNQSFSLRTVHLLMYLFTNTNVRKIGPKEFTSVFYSLQNWRGIFERFDRDRSGKIDSSELRDALLSLGYSVSPTVLDLLVSKFDKTGGKSRAIEYDNFIECCLTVKGLTEKFKEKDTAYSGSATFTYEAFMLTVLPFLIA; encoded by the exons ATGGCCGGCTACCCGCCGCACGGCTCCGGCTACCCCtacggccccggcgccggcggaggcggaggctaCGGCGCCCCACCTCCCTACGGCTCCtccccggccccctccgcccCGCCCTACGGCGAGAAGCCCCCCAAGGAAGGCaagacctcctcctcctcctccgtgccCCCCTACTACGGCGCCCCGCCCTCCTCCCAGCCTtacggcggcggaggctacGGGGCCCCGCCCGCCGGGCAGCAGTACGGCGCGCCCTACGGGgccccgccaccctcctccgccccctacggcgcgccgccgccctcttcgGCGCCCTACggggccccgccgccgacggcgtacGGGGGCGCGGGCGGGTACGGGAGCCCGTTCGCGTCGCTGGTGCCGTCCGCGTTCCCGCCCGGGACCGACCCCAACGTGGTGGCCTGCTTCCAGGCGGCGGACCGCGACGGGAGCGGGATGATCGACGACAAGGAGCTGCAGGCCGCGCTCTCCGGGTACAACCAGAGCTTTAGCCTCCGCACCGTCCACCTCCTCATGTACCTGTTCACCAACACCAACGTCCGCAAGATCG GACCCAAGGAATTTACTTCTGTGTTTTATAGTCTTCAGAATTGGAGA GGAATATTTGAAAGGTTTGACCGTGATCGAAGTGGAAAGATTGACTCCTCAGAACTGCGTGATGCTCTTCTCAGTCTGGGATATTCTGTCTCTCCAACTGTGCTAGACCTGCTTGTGTCTAAATTTGACAAGACTGGGGGCAAGAGCAGAGCAATTGAATATGATAACTTCATTGA ATGCTGTCTCACTGTTAAG GGACTGACTGAGAAGTTCAAGGAGAAGGACACCGCATACTCCGGGTCTGCGACTTTTACTTACGAGGCTTTCATGCTCACCGTGCTCCCTTTCCTCATCGCCTAG